GAAGTTGGCCTCGGCGTCGACCTTTCCGGCCAGGTCGGGATGGTCGGCGTCGATGCCGGTGTCCAGGACCGCGACCTTCACGCCCTGTCCGATGACGCCGGCGTTCCAGGCGGTAGGGGCGCCGACCTGGGTGAGGTTGACGTCCCAGTCGGCGGCCTTCACCTTGCCGTTGAGCCAGATGTGGCTGATGCCGGCAAGGCGGCCGGCCTTGCCGGCCAGCTGGGTCTTGGGGACGACGGATCTGCGGTGCTTGGCGGCCTTCATGTCGGCCTTCGGAACGTCGGTCGTCGCTGCGTCGGTGAGCTGCTTGCCGAAGTTTCCGGTGGCGGACTTCTTCAGCTTCGCGGCGTACGCGCCGAGCACGTCGACGGAGTGTTGCTCGGTCAGGCCGCTGACGCCGGAGACGGTCTCGCCGTCGCCGCGCTGCACGATCAGGGGCACGCTCGTGGTGTGCGCGTCGTCGAGCCCTTGCTTGACCAGGCGGGTGATGTTGAAGAGGTTGCGGTCAAGTACCCCTGAGGGGCTGGCGAGTTCCGCGACGTCGGAGGGGATCAGGTAGGTGTCGGGGCCGACGGTATTCACCGAGAAGGTGACGCCGGTGCGGTCGACGCCGGGGACGGGCGCGATGGAGTACGAGGGCTTGCCGTCGGCGCCGGTCGTGATGGTGACCCGGTCACCGGTGATCAGTGTGACGGTGGATGTCTTCGTGGCCTTATCTGAGGTGGGGGCCGGTGTGCCGGGGGCCGCTGCCGCGGTCCCTCCGGCCAGCCCTGCTGAGCAGACGAGCAAGGCCGCCGTGGCAGCGGTCAGCGCGGTACGGACGAGCGGTCTCACGGAACCTCCGGGAGTGACGGGCTTCCAATGCGTATGCGGAAGCTGGTCGAGCCGTTCCTGTCGGCGGTGGCCTCCACGACGCTCCCCTTGCGCGTGCACCAGCCGGAAATGGCGGTGCGCACACCCGGGTTCGCGGTCACGACTTCGAGCACGCCGTGATCGGCCATCTCCTGGCTACGGCGGTCCAGCAGCGGCTCTACCCGGGACCAGGGCTCCCCGCCCGCCTCGACCACTACGGCCGCCGCGGGGTGTTGTGCTGACATGAGGGCTCCTCGCCGGTGTTGACCTGCTTCCGACGGGGACAGTAAAGGCCGCGCGTTACCGAGGAGTTCACACGTGGGCTCCCTGGTAACAGCGCTCCTACACGGTGGATGCTGCCGCGCTCATTAGCCGTTCTTCGGCCGTACGGTGGCCCATCGCGCGGGCCAGGCGCAGTGCTCCGCGCAGGTGCATCTGCGCCTCGTGCGGCTCGCCCGAGTGGTGGAGGACCAGGGCCAGGACCCGGCGTGCCTCCACCTGGGCGGGCCGGTCCCGGCCGGCCCGTGTCCGCGCCAGTGCCCGGCGGGCAAGCTCGGCGGCTTCGGCCGGACTGCCGCAGGCAAGCAGAGCCTCTGCCTGGACGATGAGGGCGCCGCTCTCCACGGCCGTCGCGCCATGGGGTCCGGGAGCGGGTGTGCCCGTGCCGGCGGCGCCCCCGGTCTCGCGAAGCCTCGCCAGTGCGCGCTGCGGCTCCCCCTCAGCGAGGTCGAGTTGAGCCAGGAGTACGCGGGCCGCGTGCTCCGCCTGGTGGTCGCCCAACTGCCGGGCTGCGACCGCTCCTTCGTTCAGCCAGCGGCTCGCCCGGGCCAGTTCTCCCGTACGCAGATCCACCTCGCCCTGACTGATCAAGCAGTACACCAGGCACCAACTCGAGCCGTACGGGCGTACCTCGGCAATGGCGGTACGGGCCTCCTCGCGGGCCTCGTCGAGCCGGCCCAGCCACAGGTGCACCCGGGCGAGGCTGGACCGTGAGAAGGCGACCGCGGTGGGGTCTCCGGTGCGTAGGGCAAGGGCGAGGGTCTTTTGGGCATACTCCTCCGCCTTGTCGAACCGACCACCCTGCTCGGCCAGTTCGCGCAACGTGGACAGCAGCAGCGCCTGCAGGGAGAGGTCGCCGAGTGCCTGCTCGGCGATGGGCAGTGCCTCTTCCGCGGCGGCCCGCGCCTCGCTCTGGCGCCCGATCAGCAGCAGGCAGGCGGAGCGGACGTGCAGCGCCCGCCCGAGCAGACCCAATCCCTGGCCGTCGGGTACCGAACAGGCGGAGCCGACCGCCTGTCCGACACTGACCAGGGCGTCCTCGTATCGTCCGACAAGGAACCAGAGCTGGGCCAGTGAGAGGTGGTACGCGGCGACAGCGATGGGGCCGGTGCCGGCGACCGGTGCCACTGCCGGGCCGTCCAGGAGATCGATTCCCTCGTACGGCCGTCCCGCCCTGCCCAGCACCTCGGCCAGGAGTGCGGCGGCGCGCACGGCCGTGTCCTGGTCACCGAGTCTGCGCACGGTCTTCAGCGCGACGCGCAGCACCTGTTCCGCTTCGGCGTGGCGGGCCTGGCGGATCAGTACACCGGCCCAGGCGAGGCGGGCCCGGGCGGCCTCGGCTCCGCCGTCGGGTGCGGCGTCCAGCCGGGCAACGAGGTCCGCGTAGTAGCGGGCCGCGCTGTCGTCGGCATAGAGGTGTGCTGCGCGTTCTGCGGCGCGGCGCAGCCAGACGGCGGCTTCGGGCGCGTCGGCACGGTCCAGGTGGTGGGCGAGGGCTTCGACGGCTTCGGGGCGGTGGCGGCGTAGGACCTCTGCGTGGGCGAGATGGAGCTGTCGGCGGGCCGCTGAGGTGAGTCGTTCGTAGACGGCGAGTCCCACCACCGGGTGGCGGAAGGTCAGTCCTTCGACTCTGCGGCCCAGGTGGACGATCCGGCATTCGTCGATCACTCCGGCAGCCACCAGTGCGTCCAGTGCCGCAGTGAAGGCGGGGCCGTCGATCGCAGGGTGCACACCGGACAGCGCCACTTCTGCGGCCTCGGCGAGCGCGGCTTCACCGCCGGCTGCGGCCAGCACTCCCAGCGTCTTGCGGACATGCGGCGCGAAGCGGGCGACACGCAGAGCGACCACCTCACGGACCGACTCGGGAACCCTGTCCTCGCGGTGAGCGTGTTCGTACGTACCGCCGTCGGCACTCTCGCGGGCCACGCGCACCAGTTCGGCGGCGAACAACGGGTTGCCGCGCGAGAGCCGGTAGACGCCCGCCAGCATCCGGGGCGACGGGGCCGTCCCGCTGTCGGCGCCGTCCTGCTGCGGTGAGCCGGCAAGGGCCGTGCGCGCGACGTCGGCGGCGAACAGATCGCAGTCAGCACGGGCCAGCCGCATGAGCTCGACGCGGTGAACCAGTCCCTGGCGGGTCGCCGCAGTGAGCACGGTGCGACGCTCGTCTCCCTCCTCCAGGTCCTCCTCGCGCAGCGTGGCGAGAAAACGGACGGGGCGCTCGCCGACCGTGCGCACGAGGTGATGCAGGAGCCTGAGCGTGCCCAGGTCGGCGGCGTGCAGATCGTCCAGCACCACGAGCACCGGGTAGTGCTCGGCCAGGGAGGCGAGGAGACCGCCCACCGCGCGGTACAGACGCGCCCGTTGCTCCTCAGCAGTGCGTCCGGGCGGGGGCTCGGTGCCGAACGCGGGCAGCAGGGCACCCAGTTCCGGGTGGGCTGTGGCAGCGGCGGCCCGCTCGGCGAGCGGCCTGTCGGCGAACCAGCCGGACAGGGCGTCGGCTATCGCCCCGTAGGGCAGGGGACCTTCGGCCTCGTGGGCGGCGCCCCACAGCACGGCGATGCCGTCGGCCGCGGCAACCCGGGCGGCCTCGGTGACGAGGCGGGTCTTGCCGACTCCGCTCTCCCCGCTCACCACGGTCAGTGGAGCTCCCCGTCCGCCGTCGCCGTCCACGTGTCCGGTCGTTGCGGGCAACCCGGCGAGTACGGCGGCGAGCGTGCTGGTGCGGCCGCGCAGCGGGATGGCTTCGGCCCGCCGCAACGCCGCAGGTGGGGCCAGAGGGGCGGGAGGCGCCGACGGTTCAGGGCGTGTACGGGATCCGTCCCTCGGCGCGACGCTGTGCAGGGCCCTGCCGTACAGCTCCTGGGTCTCCGGCTCGGGGACCGTGCCCAACTGTTGCTGCAGCAGCTCCCGCAGCCGTCCGTAGACCTCGGCGGCCCTGCTGTGGTCGCCGGCCGCCAGATGGGCGCTCATCAGGCGCCGGTGGAGAGCCTCGTCGAGCTCGTCGGCGGCCACCTCCCGCTCCAAGACCCACACCGCCTGTTGGGCGCGGTGCGCGGAGCCGGGAAGGTCCGCGAGCGCGAGGGCGAGGCGGCGCCGCAACGACGCGAGTTCACGCCGCCGGGTGTCCGCCCAGGCCGCGTACCGGTCCTCCGGGAGCAGTTCCTGACTGAGCGTGGTCCAGGCGGCGGCGAGGGTGTCCTGGCTTTCGGAGTCGAGTGCCGCGATGGCGGCACGCTCGGCGGCCACCACGTCCACTTCGACTGCTCCGGGCACCAGACTGAGGAGGTCGCCATCGGTGGCCAGGTAGGAGGAGACGCCGCGCGGCGCGAGTTCGGGTTCCAGGGTGTGGCGGGCTGTGTGCAGGCTCACTCTGAGGTTACGCCGTGCCGTGTTCAGGTCGGCGTCCGGCCAGCACGCCTCGGTGACCTGGTCCCGGTGCAGCCGGTAGCCGGGAGCGAGGGCCAGCATCTTCACAACGGTGCGGGCGCTGGGACGCCGCCACCGCTCCACGACCGGTCCGGCTTCACCACGCCCGGCGCGGAAACCGCCGAGCAAACACAGAGTCAGCAACGGGGCCCCGGCGCCACGCAGGGCCGGGCGCCTGCTCCGGTCCTGGGGCTCCTGTGTCATGGTCACGCGACTGTACTGGGCACCTGACGGACGATGCCAGGCTGCCGGGGCTCACCGGCGGCTCACGGCCATGAGGGCGCGCTGCCCAAGTACCGTCGCAGTAGGCCGGGCTTGAGGGTCCCACCACTGCCACAGGGCGCACGGCCGCTACCTCCGTGTGTGGCCGGTGAGCGACAAGCCCCGCCCAGGCCGGCGGCCCGACGCTCCCCCCGGCGACCGGGGATCCCGTCACCGGGACTGCGAGACGCCGCGACACCCATCCGGCGCCCCGGCCCCGGCAGTTCACGACGACCGTGTCGGCGGCCTGCGGACACCATCGGCGGCGGCCCCCACGACAGGGCACAAGCCGAGCGCCCTCTCCTCGCCTTCCTCGGCCAATGCACTCAGATCACGGCCTCGCCCTCAGCCCACCGCTTGTGACCTTGAGTCCGGCCGCACATGCGGCCGGACCAGGACCCCAGCCGTCGGCACACAGCGCGGTACATCAGTTCCTGGCCCCCGCCGATGCACGCTGCCGCGCGCTCCTCGGGTACGAGGAGGTGCGGCCGCGCCTCGCCGATGCGATGGGCGCCGATCCGGGGCCTGCGCTCGCTGCGCACCGTGCATCAGCAGGTCTGCGTCAGAGCCCGGTTCGGCTCCCTGAGGTGGCTCCGGCCGCCGGAGCTGTGCTCGTGAGAGGCCGGCTCACCTGCTTCCCACGGCGGCAACGCGTCAGTCGTGGTCGACCTCCTCGCGGGTGATGGTGCCCTTCACCGCGTCGATCTCGAAGTCGGTCTTGTTCCAGTCCTTGGTGACGACGTCGACCGACCAGATGACAGTCTTGTTGTCGTCGTCATCCAGGTTGATGGAAGTGACCGTGCCCTTCTTCTTGTCCGTGGCCACCTTGGCCGCCTCCTGCGGCGACTGCGTGGCACGGGCGATCCGGTCGGCCATCTCACGCTTGTCACCGGAGTCCTGGCCGGTCTCGACGACGGACTGGATCACCTTGCCCGAGACGGCGTCGATACGGACGGTGTGCGTGCTCCCGTCCTTCTCGACGACCTCAGCAACCCATTCCGGGACGGCGGAGCTGCCGCTCGGGCTGGGGCTGGGAGTCCCGCCGGGACTGGGGCTCTCGCTCTCATCGGTGTCGGTGTCGTTGTCGTCCAGGCCCTTCAGGTCGAGTTCGGCGAGCTTGCTGCCCGAGACCTCGCCCACTGCCGTGGCGGCGGCCTTGTCGAAGGTGACCTTGGTGACACCGAGCAGGTTCTTGCGCGCTGTCTGGTCCTGAGTGAGCTGCGCGCTGCCGGAGGGGCTGTCCGACGGTGTGGCCGGCGGGTTCGGAATGGCCTTGGCCGCTTCCGCGGTCGCTGCGGCTGTCGTCTTGCCACTGTCCCCGCCGCAGCCTGTCATCAGTGCTGCTGAGGCTACGACGGCGCACACGGCGCCGACGACGTGCAGGTGGCGGGCGCGCGGGATGCTGGTCTTCTTGCGTGGGGACTCAAATCTCATATCCCCATGCCTAGCCCTCACACCGATCGGCCATGTTGCCCGACGGCCGGGGTCACCCGATCGACCATGCGGCGCTGCCTCTTGACCGTTGTCGGAGTCAGCTCCGCCAGGCTGAGCATCCGGGGCTCGCGATCCGCTCGTGTTTTCGCGGGCGGCGACAGCGTGCACGCCGATCCGCAGCAATGCGGCTCGGGCTACCAGAGCCAGCGGGCGAGGAACTCCGCCCATTTGACATCTCCCCCCAGCTGAAGCAGGGGGATTCATTCCTCGCGGAGTGAACTTTCTGCTTCATCGACAGCCGCTGCCCCGAATGAACGGCGAGGGACGTTGGTACGCCCAGCAGTCTTACGCCAGCTCCACAGACCTGACATCCCGCCAGCCCGGCGGTAGACCCGGCCAGCTTGGTTATCGCCAGCCGGGCAAGCCGAGCATACAAGTCGCGGACGGTGCGTGGGACGGGTATCCGCCCACAGGGCGAATACCCGCTCGCTGCCCTGCTCCGCAGGAGTCCGTTTCCTCCCCCCTGAAGGGCGGAGTATCCACGGAGGATCTCGATGAAGCCGTGGTAGCCGTCGAAAGCGGCGGGGTCGATCTCCTTGAGCTCTGCCGTGAGTTCTTGGAGCTCGGCGAGAACCGCGTCCTCCTCGTGGGAGTCGGCGTTGAGGAGGAGATCGCAGGTGTCGACCCTCAGGCCATAGTGGTGCAGGCTCTGCAGCCACAGCGCGACGGAGGAATTGGCGAACCACACCTCGCCGTCGGGTAGGACGTAGTACACGGCACCGGTGCCAGGCTCGGCGCAGAAGGCCCACGTCAGAGTGCCGCCCCCGTAGGTGCGCCTGGTTTCCTCCGTCAGCCGGTAGTGCAGGGTGGCCTCACGGGTGAGGAGCGTGGGCTGCGGTTCGGACTGGAAACACACCCGGTCGATCAGGTTTTCGGCGGCGAGGCGGGGTAGACAGGCGAGACCCATAGGGCCGGCCCCTGCACGATCCGCGCTGCAGCCTATTCGCAGCCCGGCGGTTCGTCCCGGGTCGGTACGAATTGCATCGTGGGCATCCCGGCGGCGTCGAAGTTGGCGGTGTCCGGGCCGATCAGGGTCATGTAGCCGGCGAGCCTCTGGCTGGCCTGCGAGGGCTCCCCCTTGACCTGCTCGACACCGGGGAACACGGAGTCGAGGACCCACCAACGGCCGCCGAACTTAAGCCACTTGATCCCGCAGTGCGTATAGGTGTCGTACGGATATGGCTTGTGCTGCTCAGGCTTGGACGGCCCTTCCTTCCACTTCTCCTTCGCGACGGTGCGGGCGGGCAGGGTGGGACCGGTGTACCCCTCGTCGCCCGGGTTATCGGACGAGGACGAGCAGCCTGCGAGCAACAGCCCGGCGCTCAGGAGCAGGACGGCGACTTGGCGCGATACGTTCATGCACCTCAGACGCTGCGGGTACGTGTTCCGTTCAGATCCCTGCCGTCCTCTCCCGATGCTCCGCAACAGCGACTCCCAACCCGCCCCCACACGTTGACGAAGCCCCCTGGGCCAGACGGGCGTCATGGGCCCAGCGATGGCGGACCCGTCATTCGGGGTCAGGTGCGGGAGAACCAGCCGCCGGCCTTCTGCGCTGCCTGCTCGCCCTCCTGCTCCTGGCGGAGGCGGCGCTCCTGCTCCTGCCGGTCGCGTTCGTCGGCATCGGCCCGCTGCTCGACTGCGACCGCCCGGCTCTGGCAGTCCTCGCACAGACTGGGCGACTCTCGCCGGAAACGTGGGCCGACATCAGTGCATCCTCATTGCTGCGCTTACTCATTCAGTTCCGCCACACGGTTACCGCCGCGGAGACGACTGTGGTGATCGCCGCGAGGATCACCATCACGGCCCGCATACGCTCGGTCAGGCGGGCTGTCCGGCACCGCTGGCCAATGGGATCAATCCTCCCCCGTGGTGGCGCACCTCCGCCCGGTTCGGGGCGCCCATTGCACGGCGGAAGGAGTTGTCGGCACCATGGACAGTCGCTGTCAGAACTACTCAGCCAGTAGGTGCCCCTCAGTTGCGCCCGGGGCGCCGGGCGTCTGTCATCGTCGCCTCGCATGTCACTCCATCGCGGCTTCCACCGAGTCATAGATCCTCAAGGCCCGGTGCAGGCCGGTGATGTGGAAAATCTGAAGGACGTCCGGGTTCGTAATCACCAGCCTCAGGTCACCGACGTGCGCACGAATCCGCTTGGCGATGCTGACGAGGAACCCAAGGCCCGTCGAGTCGATGAACGAGACCCCCATCAGGTCCACGATGAGGCGATGCCGGCCCGCTTCGATACAGGTGAGCACGTGTTCCCTGATCTGAGGCACGCTGGAGACGTCGACCTCGCCATGGACCTCGACGACGGTCCAGCTCGTCTCGTCGCGGTGGCTGATGTGAAATTCCGGGTGCATGGGTTGCCTAACGGCGATGCCCTGGGGAGAAGTTCTGGGTCGTGCCTGCCGCACGTCCGTTCCGCATATGCACGAACGACTGGCCATGACGATGACCTCACCGGTCAGATGGCGCATGTTCCATGGCTCCGTCACCGCGAACGCGCCGGTAGCGCGAGGCGCGCGCAAGTCTCCCGGAAGATTCCCGCAACGGCAGACATAGATTGCCCGCGGTCCACACGTCCTTGTGGGCGTTAAGAAACGGGAGGGCCCATGGACCCGCAGGACCACGAGAGATTCCGGGACTTCGTCGATGCCCGGTGGAGCGCCTTGCTGCGCCTGGCGAACCTGCTCACCGGCGGTGACCGTCACGAAGCCGAAGACCTCGTGCAAACCGCTCTGATGAAGGCTCTGGGCCGCTGGCAGCACATCGAGGACCCGGAAGGCTACGTGCGCAAGGTGATGTACCGGCACCAGATCAGCCGCTGGCGGCTGCGCCGTCCGCACCGCGAGGCGACGTTCGCCGCACCGCCCGAGAGTTTCGGTGTCACCGACGGCACATCCGCCGCTGACCTGCGGATCGTTGTGAGCCAGGCATTGGCCCGACTGACGCCGCGACAACGCACCGTACTGGTGCTGCGCTATTTCGAGGACCTGTCCGAGACGGAGGCCGCCGGCGCGCTGGGCTGCTCGGTGGGCACCATACGCAGCACCACCCACCGGTCGCTGGCCCGGCTGCGCAAACTCGCGCCGGAGCTGGGTTCCCCCGAGCCGACCGCAACAACCACCCCGAAC
This DNA window, taken from Streptomyces sp. NBC_01445, encodes the following:
- a CDS encoding ATP-binding protein; the encoded protein is MTQEPQDRSRRPALRGAGAPLLTLCLLGGFRAGRGEAGPVVERWRRPSARTVVKMLALAPGYRLHRDQVTEACWPDADLNTARRNLRVSLHTARHTLEPELAPRGVSSYLATDGDLLSLVPGAVEVDVVAAERAAIAALDSESQDTLAAAWTTLSQELLPEDRYAAWADTRRRELASLRRRLALALADLPGSAHRAQQAVWVLEREVAADELDEALHRRLMSAHLAAGDHSRAAEVYGRLRELLQQQLGTVPEPETQELYGRALHSVAPRDGSRTRPEPSAPPAPLAPPAALRRAEAIPLRGRTSTLAAVLAGLPATTGHVDGDGGRGAPLTVVSGESGVGKTRLVTEAARVAAADGIAVLWGAAHEAEGPLPYGAIADALSGWFADRPLAERAAAATAHPELGALLPAFGTEPPPGRTAEEQRARLYRAVGGLLASLAEHYPVLVVLDDLHAADLGTLRLLHHLVRTVGERPVRFLATLREEDLEEGDERRTVLTAATRQGLVHRVELMRLARADCDLFAADVARTALAGSPQQDGADSGTAPSPRMLAGVYRLSRGNPLFAAELVRVARESADGGTYEHAHREDRVPESVREVVALRVARFAPHVRKTLGVLAAAGGEAALAEAAEVALSGVHPAIDGPAFTAALDALVAAGVIDECRIVHLGRRVEGLTFRHPVVGLAVYERLTSAARRQLHLAHAEVLRRHRPEAVEALAHHLDRADAPEAAVWLRRAAERAAHLYADDSAARYYADLVARLDAAPDGGAEAARARLAWAGVLIRQARHAEAEQVLRVALKTVRRLGDQDTAVRAAALLAEVLGRAGRPYEGIDLLDGPAVAPVAGTGPIAVAAYHLSLAQLWFLVGRYEDALVSVGQAVGSACSVPDGQGLGLLGRALHVRSACLLLIGRQSEARAAAEEALPIAEQALGDLSLQALLLSTLRELAEQGGRFDKAEEYAQKTLALALRTGDPTAVAFSRSSLARVHLWLGRLDEAREEARTAIAEVRPYGSSWCLVYCLISQGEVDLRTGELARASRWLNEGAVAARQLGDHQAEHAARVLLAQLDLAEGEPQRALARLRETGGAAGTGTPAPGPHGATAVESGALIVQAEALLACGSPAEAAELARRALARTRAGRDRPAQVEARRVLALVLHHSGEPHEAQMHLRGALRLARAMGHRTAEERLMSAAASTV
- a CDS encoding PepSY domain-containing protein, producing MRFESPRKKTSIPRARHLHVVGAVCAVVASAALMTGCGGDSGKTTAAATAEAAKAIPNPPATPSDSPSGSAQLTQDQTARKNLLGVTKVTFDKAAATAVGEVSGSKLAELDLKGLDDNDTDTDESESPSPGGTPSPSPSGSSAVPEWVAEVVEKDGSTHTVRIDAVSGKVIQSVVETGQDSGDKREMADRIARATQSPQEAAKVATDKKKGTVTSINLDDDDNKTVIWSVDVVTKDWNKTDFEIDAVKGTITREEVDHD
- a CDS encoding sulfurtransferase TusA family protein, which encodes MSAQHPAAAVVVEAGGEPWSRVEPLLDRRSQEMADHGVLEVVTANPGVRTAISGWCTRKGSVVEATADRNGSTSFRIRIGSPSLPEVP
- a CDS encoding SUKH-4 family immunity protein, yielding MGLACLPRLAAENLIDRVCFQSEPQPTLLTREATLHYRLTEETRRTYGGGTLTWAFCAEPGTGAVYYVLPDGEVWFANSSVALWLQSLHHYGLRVDTCDLLLNADSHEEDAVLAELQELTAELKEIDPAAFDGYHGFIEILRGYSALQGGGNGLLRSRAASGYSPCGRIPVPRTVRDLYARLARLAITKLAGSTAGLAGCQVCGAGVRLLGVPTSLAVHSGQRLSMKQKVHSARNESPCFSWGEMSNGRSSSPAGSGSPSRIAADRRARCRRPRKHERIASPGCSAWRS
- a CDS encoding SigE family RNA polymerase sigma factor, which codes for MDPQDHERFRDFVDARWSALLRLANLLTGGDRHEAEDLVQTALMKALGRWQHIEDPEGYVRKVMYRHQISRWRLRRPHREATFAAPPESFGVTDGTSAADLRIVVSQALARLTPRQRTVLVLRYFEDLSETEAAGALGCSVGTIRSTTHRSLARLRKLAPELGSPEPTATTTPNNMSLKGART
- a CDS encoding STAS domain-containing protein, which produces MRHLTGEVIVMASRSCICGTDVRQARPRTSPQGIAVRQPMHPEFHISHRDETSWTVVEVHGEVDVSSVPQIREHVLTCIEAGRHRLIVDLMGVSFIDSTGLGFLVSIAKRIRAHVGDLRLVITNPDVLQIFHITGLHRALRIYDSVEAAME